Part of the Sphingobium lignivorans genome is shown below.
AGGCTGTAATAGAGCATCACCATCGCGAAATCGTCCGGCGCGGTCAGCTCGCCCGTGCGCGCGGCGATCTCGGCCGGCACGGGCGGCGCCGGGGGTGTCGCGGCATCCGTCGGGGATGCTCCTGCGACTGGCGAGGACAAGGCATCGCCCCCGGCCGGCGCAGCGGAGGGATCGGTCTGGTTGTCGCTCCCGGACTCGACCACCGAGCAGGCGGCGAGCAGGGCGAGCGGGGCCAGCGCCGGCAGGAACGCCCGGCGGTGCGTGATACCCCCGCTCACAGCTTGGGCCTCGCGGCGCCCTGATCGGCCTGCTGCAATTCGCTGGCCTGCCGCTCCTGATCGGCACGCGCCAGGGCCTGCTCGGTATTCTCGATGGCGGCATAGCCGGCCGCGCCGTTCTGCGACGCCACCGCAAGGCTGTGCGCCAGCCCCGGATTGTCGGTGGAGCGCCGGATGTCGGCCGCCACCGTCACCCCGCAATCGGGGGAAAGGCTGGTGCCGGAATCGGGCGAGGGATTGAGGGAGCAGCTGTGGTAGAGCGGCGACGTTTCCGTCACGAGGCGCCCGGTCGGATCATATTTCCAGGAGAGCGAGCGGCGGGGACCATTGTCCGCCTGGCTGGTGGGCGTGCCATATTTGGCGATGAGCGCCTGCTCCACGCTCGCGACGGTCGGCGATTGCCCCTCCGGATAATATTCCTCGCGCGCGACCGAGATCACCCGCTCCTGCCCCGGCAGGCCCATCGTGCCGACATAATAGCGGGTCTGGCCCGGCTGGAGCGGCGCCTCATAGGCATTGTTGGCGCGGCGCATCGCATTGCGCTGCATCTCGCGGACGATCTCCTGCCCCGTCTTCTCCACCCGCGCCTCGGCGAACTTCGCGTCGAACCCGTGGCGGATCTTCGCGCCGTGAGTCTCGATCCGGTATTTGCGCGAGCTATTCTCGGTGACGACCAGCATCGGGTTGTCGCACTGGACGACATTGGCCGCCTCGTCCCAGCTCATGCCGGGGCGCACGCCGACCACGTCGTCGACCGGCGCGCCGGCCGGGCGCTGTGTGGCGATGCGTGGCGGGCAGGAGACATTGCCCCGGGTCGCTTCCGCCACTTCCTCGGCCGAGGCATTGCCCGAAAGCGTGCGGCCCGCCGCGCCGGCCTCGTCACCGGCCTCCGCTCCGTCGCCGCCGCCGCCGCATCCGGCGAGCGTCAGCGCCATGGCCGAACACATAATGAGTCGCTTCACGATCCTGTCCTCCTTCATGCGTGAGATTTGTCGGCCCACCCCGGCCGCGCCGTTCAGCCCCGTGCCTCTCAGCCCCGTGCCGCCAGCGGATTTCGAACGATGCCAAGCGCGGCCAGCACCAGCGCGACGCCGATGAGGCCCATCAGCCATGTGCCGATCGCCACCGAGATCGCGGCTTCGAGATTGGCTGAGACCATCGCCCCGATCGCGTTCTCGCCCGCGCCGGCGAATGTCACGATCGACTGCCGATAGGCGAAGACGGCGATCGCCGTGACGATCGAGACCCCGCCCGTGACGAGCGCGATCGTCCGCGTGGACTTGCCCATCCAGCAGAACCACAAAAGCAGCGCGGCGAGCAGCGGCACCAGCCAGCGCAGACCGAGCAGGGCATTGGCCGTCCTCGCCATGCGCGCGGCGCTCAGCCGGGCCTCCATGCTGGCGCGCGCTTCTGCGACGCGCTGCAGGGCGGGACCATTGTCGATCGGCATGCCGCCGAAGCCGGTCATGGGCCGCTGCAATGCGGCTTCCCGCGCATCGAGTTCCGCCAGCGCACGCTCGGCGCCCGCGACATTGCCGTTGCCGAGGAACGGATTGGCGCTCACTTGCCGTTGCAGCGTGCCGAGGCTCCAGAGCGAGAAACTGCCCTGGATGGTGCTCACCATCGGCAGCAGGGTCGCGACCAGCAGCAGCGCTGCCAGCGGAAAGACCAGCGTCGTCATCCCCAGCGCGCGGATCTTCTGTACGGCAGGCGAGGCAGCAAGGTGCGACAGGTCGACGGGCACCTCAAGGCCCTTCCCCACCGGATAGATCTCCGTCGCGACTCCCGACATCGGCTCGAAGTCGACTGTCAGGCCATTCTGAATGGCTTGCTGCCCCCGCCATTGCGCGGCGACGAACGTAAACCGCTCGCCACTCTCGCTCGTGATCGCTCCCGACCCGGTCGATGCATCGAAGCCCAGTATCCTGCCCTTCATGTCGCTGTCCCCCTTCACCGACTGCGCGCGACCGATCGATCGCTGGCGGTCCATCCGCCCGGCCGGATGGACATGAAGGACATGGCGGGTTGCGCGACGGGCGTCTTGATGGAATTCTCAAGATATTCTGAAGTCATGGTGATGTGGGGGCAGCATGGAAGAAGGAGCCGGGGAACGGCCTGAAACGAGCCGTCGTCGGCGGCGGCGTTGGACATTCGGCACGGTCGTCTTCGACGAGGCGAGCTGGACGCTGCTGGTCGACGGGGCGCCGGTCACGCTCGAGGCCAAGCCGCTCGAATTGCTGCTGGAACTCTGCCTGCGCGCCGGCGAAATCGTCTCCAAGGACGAGTTGCTCGACACGGTGTGGAACGGCATCAACGTCGTCGAAAGCTCCATCCCCACGGCCATCGCCAAGCTGCGGCGCGCGCTCGGCCCGCGCAACCAGGATGCGATCGCCACGGTCACGCGCATCGGCTATCGGCTCACCGCGCCGGTCACGGTCGAGACGCTGACCACGCCGGCGCCGCCACGTTTCGCCTTCACGCCCGGCGACATCGTGCCCGGCCGGCCGCAATGGCGCCTGATCGAACCGCTCGGCGACAAGCCCGAGAACGATGTCTGGCGCAGCCGGCATGAGAAGACCGGCGAGACGCGCGTCTTCAAGTTCGCCGACACGCCCGATGGCCTGCGCCAACTCCGGCGCGAGGCCATGGTCGCCCGGCTGCTGCTTTCCGCGCTGGGGCCGGACGGGCCATTCGTCCCGCTGCTCGAATGGAATTTCGAGACCGCGCCTTATTTTCTGGAGAGCCGCGACAGCGGCATGAGCCTCATCGACTGGGCCCGGGCGGCGGGCGATCTCAAGGCCATTCCGCTCGCCAGGCGCATCGAGATCGCCGCGCGCAGTGCCCGGGCGCTGGCGGCAGTGCATGACGTGGGCGTGCTGCACAAGGATGTGAAGCCCGCCAATATCCTGATCGAGGCGGCCGGCAACGACGCGCGCGTCCGCCTCGCCGATTTCGGCAGCGGACAGGTGGTCGACGAGGATCTGCTCAGCCCCTATGCCATCACGCCGCAGCCCGCCGATGCCTCGGGCGAGCCGGGCCTATCCGGCACGCCCTTCTATCGCGCGCCGGAACTGGCGGTGGGCTCCGTGCCGACGGTCAAGTCGGACGTCTATTCCATGGGCCTCATCCTGTTCCAGCTCGCGGTGGGCGATTTCGGCCGCGTGCCGGCTCCCGGCTGGGAGCGCGAGATCGAGGACCCGCTGCTGCGCGAGGACATCGCGGCTGCAGCCGCCGGCAATCCCGCCGAGCGGATCGACTCCGCCGCCCTGCTCGCAGACCGGCTCGAGCGGATCGAGGAACGGCGGCAGGAAGCAGCGGCGGCCGAGGCGGCAGCGCAGCGCTTCGAGGATCTGGCGCGGCAGGATACGCGGCGGCGCGCTCGCCGGCCATGGGTGCTCGCGGCCAGCGCGGCGGCGGCGGTCGGCATCATCGGCACCTCCGCCGCGGCCTTCATTGCCGCCGAGCAGCGGGACGAGGCGCGGCACCAGCGCGAGATCGCCGAAGCCTCCTACAGCTTCCTCATCGACGATCTTCTGGGCCGGGCCGATCCCGCCAAGGCCTCCTCCGCCGAGGAGACGATCGCCGAGGCATCCCGCCGCGCCAGCGCCGAGATCGATATCCGCTTCCGCGCGGCGCCCCTGATCGCGGGGCGGCTGCATGCCGCGCTCGCGCGCGCCTTCGACCAGCGCACCGACCTTGCCGCTGCCCGCGTCGAATATGCCAAGGCGGACGCGGCTTATGGCCGTGCCGGAAACGCGGGCCAGCAGGAACAGGCGATCACCCGGCTGCATCTCGCTGAGATGGAAGCGCTGAGCGGAGACCCGAACCTGCTGCCCAATGCCCGCAAACTACTCGTCGAGGCACGCGGGATGCTGGGCACGGCCAGCGGCGTCCCGGCGGTCTGGCTCGCTTCGACCGAAGGCTCGATCGCGCTGGCATCCGAGGATGTGCCGGCTGCCGGCGTCGCTTTCCGGCGCGCCTCGGAGATCGCCGAGACCCTGCCGGACGACTTCACGCTGCGGCAGCGGCTGAACATGCGCCAGCGCGTCGCCTTCATGGCGATCCGCATGGGCGACGGCGAGGAGGCTGCGCGGCAGTTCCGTCCGCTCGTCGAGGAATTCACCCGGCTGAGTGGGCCCGAAAGCCCGGACGCGCTCAACATCCGGCTCAATCTCATCCAGGCGCTGATGATCCAGAAGCGCCATGCCGAGGTGGTGGAGGCCGCCACCGCGCTGCTGCCACTGATGGAGAAGCGCTACGGCACCCGTCACCGCCGCACCATGCAGCTGCTTGCGGTGCGCCAGCAATCGCTCGGCACTCTGGAGCGCTATGCCGAGGCGGCCGCCGATGGCGAGCGCGTGTGGCGCACTTCAGCCGAGCATGAAGGCGCCAACGCTTTCCAGGCCATTGCCGGGCGCGCGGACACGGCGACGTCCCAGTGCCGCGCCGGGCTGCATGAGGCGGGCATCGCCAATGCCCGTGCCGCCGCGCAGGCCGCCCGCGCCGTGCCGGGGCCGGAGACCGCGCTTTCCATGGGCGTGCGGGCC
Proteins encoded:
- a CDS encoding protein kinase domain-containing protein, whose protein sequence is MEEGAGERPETSRRRRRRWTFGTVVFDEASWTLLVDGAPVTLEAKPLELLLELCLRAGEIVSKDELLDTVWNGINVVESSIPTAIAKLRRALGPRNQDAIATVTRIGYRLTAPVTVETLTTPAPPRFAFTPGDIVPGRPQWRLIEPLGDKPENDVWRSRHEKTGETRVFKFADTPDGLRQLRREAMVARLLLSALGPDGPFVPLLEWNFETAPYFLESRDSGMSLIDWARAAGDLKAIPLARRIEIAARSARALAAVHDVGVLHKDVKPANILIEAAGNDARVRLADFGSGQVVDEDLLSPYAITPQPADASGEPGLSGTPFYRAPELAVGSVPTVKSDVYSMGLILFQLAVGDFGRVPAPGWEREIEDPLLREDIAAAAAGNPAERIDSAALLADRLERIEERRQEAAAAEAAAQRFEDLARQDTRRRARRPWVLAASAAAAVGIIGTSAAAFIAAEQRDEARHQREIAEASYSFLIDDLLGRADPAKASSAEETIAEASRRASAEIDIRFRAAPLIAGRLHAALARAFDQRTDLAAARVEYAKADAAYGRAGNAGQQEQAITRLHLAEMEALSGDPNLLPNARKLLVEARGMLGTASGVPAVWLASTEGSIALASEDVPAAGVAFRRASEIAETLPDDFTLRQRLNMRQRVAFMAIRMGDGEEAARQFRPLVEEFTRLSGPESPDALNIRLNLIQALMIQKRHAEVVEAATALLPLMEKRYGTRHRRTMQLLAVRQQSLGTLERYAEAAADGERVWRTSAEHEGANAFQAIAGRADTATSQCRAGLHEAGIANARAAAQAARAVPGPETALSMGVRAALADCLIAAGKPAEAGPLLAGIDRRKVSELVGDQNWPANLDLALAEVALAAGDRAEALQRLAAARPVFANSAADPYQSRKLAALERTLTLASR